From the Paenibacillus sp. FSL H8-0548 genome, one window contains:
- a CDS encoding MFS transporter, giving the protein MHLGTQQATSWPFIRLYTLAFLFFSANSILNVIIPLRSEAMGASNTMIGLIMGTYMLTCMFFRPWAGHYVYKYGPVKVLRVLLIVNGIALLLYTVTAWEGFFVARLMQGICTAFFSMALQMGIIDSLSEKERSQGVSLYSLFTYMPSIVGPLIAFGIWDWGGMNSFTAVVIGIVIITGLFGYSTSIQNVSQEKGEEQHAKGMSKNIRQMVSHPSFLLCSVVMLAASVVFGSVVVFIPLYANHIEYGNAGVYLMIQAAVIVLARFLLRKRVPSDGKWHSLFIIGVLLLAAAASLLLSFSESKGALLLYAAAILMGIAQALLYPTLMTYLTFVLPSSSRNVLIGLFIASADLGISLGGIAMGPIADQISYSGVYTVCAALVLMTACFVVVYQKRLTLGEGRSKWRSEARS; this is encoded by the coding sequence CTGCATTTGGGTACTCAACAAGCCACTTCATGGCCATTTATCCGTCTTTATACGCTTGCGTTTCTCTTCTTTAGTGCAAATTCCATCTTGAATGTGATCATACCGCTTAGAAGTGAAGCGATGGGTGCGAGCAATACGATGATCGGTTTGATTATGGGCACCTATATGCTGACTTGCATGTTTTTTCGTCCGTGGGCAGGTCATTACGTGTATAAGTATGGCCCTGTCAAGGTACTGCGCGTCTTGCTAATCGTGAATGGGATTGCGCTATTGCTTTATACCGTTACAGCATGGGAAGGCTTCTTTGTTGCCCGGTTAATGCAAGGCATATGCACCGCATTTTTCTCCATGGCACTGCAAATGGGGATCATTGATTCTCTATCAGAGAAGGAGCGATCTCAGGGTGTCTCATTGTACTCTCTTTTCACCTATATGCCCTCAATCGTGGGGCCGTTAATTGCTTTTGGAATTTGGGACTGGGGAGGAATGAATTCCTTCACGGCAGTGGTTATCGGAATCGTAATCATTACGGGTCTATTTGGATACAGTACGTCCATACAGAACGTTTCTCAAGAGAAAGGGGAGGAGCAGCATGCTAAAGGGATGTCAAAAAATATACGTCAAATGGTGTCGCATCCTTCCTTTCTCCTCTGTAGTGTAGTTATGCTTGCTGCTTCAGTTGTTTTTGGTTCGGTGGTCGTTTTTATTCCGCTGTATGCCAATCATATTGAATACGGGAATGCAGGCGTTTATTTAATGATCCAAGCTGCCGTGATCGTTTTGGCGCGGTTCTTGCTTCGCAAGCGGGTTCCTTCAGACGGAAAATGGCACTCTCTATTTATTATCGGTGTTTTGCTATTGGCCGCTGCCGCATCACTGCTGCTGTCATTTTCTGAATCCAAAGGGGCTCTATTGTTATATGCAGCTGCTATTTTAATGGGTATTGCCCAGGCGCTGTTATATCCAACCTTGATGACCTATTTAACTTTTGTTCTGCCTAGTTCTTCGCGCAATGTGTTAATCGGTCTATTTATTGCATCAGCTGATCTCGGCATCTCGTTGGGCGGCATTGCAATGGGGCCGATCGCCGATCAAATCTCTTACTCTGGGGTTTATACGGTATGTGCAGCCTTAGTTTTGATGACGGCCTGCTTTGTTGTCGTTTATCAAAAGCGATTAACTCTCGGAGAGGGTCGATCAAAATGGAGGAGTGAAGCAAGGAGCTGA
- a CDS encoding response regulator — protein MKVLIVDDEPAMLLAMKRLLSNMEDVELVGSFRNAAEALDFVRDREVDLAFLDIKIAKDDGLELARSLRLIRSKLDIVFTTSHSEFAMDAYDVYPLDYMVKPISRKRLAQTITRAASRHSATAEAAVAVAVDLTPNKLTVRALGCFEASSMQAGTVKWISKKSKELFAYLLFNRGRSVAKIRILEDIFPDMPLKNAETYLNTAVYQLRKALSLHGFKEMVISSQEQYRVDLDQVDVDFIHFEQGVEELSEIDAANEARAIDLEKTFSGELFEEKSFVWATAEREFLAILYDIFAKRLASWLLAQKRFREAVQIATRIVSRNEFEEESNLLLLNILGAMGDRQSLHNYYEHYTQSLLQELGLQPTPNFHQIYEQYR, from the coding sequence ATGAAAGTTCTCATCGTAGATGATGAGCCTGCTATGCTGCTCGCTATGAAGCGGCTGCTTTCAAATATGGAAGATGTGGAGCTTGTCGGAAGCTTCCGAAATGCAGCAGAGGCTCTAGACTTCGTTCGGGACAGGGAAGTAGATCTCGCATTTTTAGATATTAAAATCGCTAAGGACGATGGATTAGAGCTAGCACGCAGCTTGCGCTTGATTCGTTCTAAACTTGACATCGTGTTTACAACCTCCCATTCAGAATTTGCGATGGATGCTTATGATGTTTATCCACTCGACTATATGGTTAAGCCGATTTCCAGAAAGCGTCTTGCCCAGACCATTACTAGAGCGGCTAGTAGACACAGTGCAACTGCTGAAGCTGCTGTTGCTGTTGCTGTTGATCTCACACCTAATAAACTGACAGTTAGGGCGCTTGGCTGTTTCGAAGCTAGCAGCATGCAAGCGGGTACGGTGAAATGGATATCCAAAAAAAGTAAGGAGTTATTCGCCTATTTGCTTTTTAATCGAGGACGCAGTGTAGCCAAAATTCGAATTTTGGAGGATATTTTCCCGGACATGCCTCTCAAGAATGCGGAAACCTACCTTAATACGGCGGTGTATCAGCTTAGGAAAGCGTTGTCACTGCATGGGTTTAAGGAGATGGTCATTTCATCGCAAGAGCAGTATCGGGTAGATTTAGATCAAGTAGATGTCGATTTCATTCATTTTGAACAAGGAGTGGAGGAGTTATCCGAAATCGACGCAGCAAATGAAGCAAGGGCAATCGATTTGGAGAAAACATTTTCTGGCGAGCTATTCGAGGAAAAATCTTTTGTATGGGCAACAGCGGAACGAGAGTTTTTAGCGATTTTATACGATATCTTTGCCAAAAGACTTGCAAGTTGGCTTCTTGCTCAGAAGCGATTTAGAGAAGCAGTACAAATTGCGACAAGAATTGTATCCCGTAATGAATTTGAAGAAGAGTCGAATCTGCTTCTGCTGAATATATTAGGTGCGATGGGTGATCGACAATCTCTACATAACTATTACGAGCACTATACGCAATCGCTGCTTCAAGAGCTCGGTCTCCAGCCTACGCCGAATTTTCATCAGATATATGAACAATATCGGTGA
- a CDS encoding ABC transporter permease has translation MNRIRQTKLSISFVAGIAIFSIIAVLILGAPLFTSYDPLEQKSSERLEKPSAKHPLGTDRFGRDVLSRTLHGGKTTLLSSILALSTALFIGLLAGLLAGMFHKSIFDVILMRLIDVLLAFPVMVFAMVIAGLFGTGFIHLLIAIVSVWWVSFARLTRSVVLQAKHESSFAAAKVLGAKSSVMMVRELLPKALSPVLILATFELGSLILSISALSFLGLGAQPPNPEWGSMLADGRDHFLQAPHILLGPTVCIVLTVLAFNLIGEGLRDRLDPYEMTGL, from the coding sequence TTGAATAGGATACGCCAAACTAAACTTTCGATCAGCTTTGTGGCCGGTATCGCCATTTTTAGTATCATTGCCGTTCTCATCCTAGGTGCGCCATTATTTACTTCTTATGATCCGTTGGAGCAGAAGTCATCCGAGCGTTTGGAGAAACCAAGCGCTAAGCATCCGCTGGGCACAGATCGATTCGGAAGGGATGTTCTCTCACGAACGCTCCATGGAGGGAAAACGACATTGCTATCGTCCATTCTTGCTCTGAGCACAGCTCTGTTTATTGGACTTTTAGCTGGATTATTGGCTGGCATGTTTCATAAATCTATATTTGATGTTATCTTGATGCGTCTCATTGATGTGCTGTTGGCTTTTCCTGTTATGGTATTTGCAATGGTCATTGCAGGGCTATTCGGCACAGGCTTTATCCATCTGCTCATTGCTATCGTCTCTGTTTGGTGGGTATCCTTTGCGCGCTTAACCCGCAGTGTAGTCTTGCAAGCGAAGCACGAATCCTCTTTTGCTGCAGCAAAAGTATTGGGGGCGAAGAGCAGTGTAATGATGGTACGAGAGCTGCTTCCAAAAGCGCTGAGCCCTGTGCTCATCTTAGCGACTTTCGAGCTGGGCAGCTTAATTCTGTCTATCTCAGCCCTCTCGTTCCTTGGTTTAGGCGCGCAGCCTCCCAATCCTGAATGGGGCAGTATGCTAGCGGATGGGCGAGATCACTTTCTGCAGGCTCCGCACATTTTGTTGGGACCTACGGTATGTATTGTTTTGACCGTATTAGCGTTTAATTTGATTGGTGAGGGACTACGGGACCGGCTTGATCCTTATGAAATGACAGGACTTTAG
- a CDS encoding ABC transporter ATP-binding protein, with protein MRTKKSDKVLEVKDLQVKYKQNNSSAIILKNLAFEMKKGEIVALLGESGSGKSTIAKAITGLLPPSAHIGSGILQLGSGFTADLAGKGIEWNLVRGKQLALLFQDAQLALNPVLKIKENFKEVLLYHNMASAEEVMPITNKLLSMLNFSDTESVLERYPYQLSGGMCQRICLALALCLKPAVLIADEPTSALDTVSQREVLDLLKRMQEEFGLTVLLITHDIAVANAISNRVIVLNRGAIEEEGDTKQVFSDPQAAYTRHLLASRSRLTQTSPTDRVLPRNQPLLEISGLKKTFKERSVLQDVNLTLAEGEIVGILGQSGCGKSTLARCLTGLEKPSGGRILYRGTEISRLRGKARREICKHIQFVFQDARASLNPRRTALQLVQEPLQYLQIGESKEREMRARFYLREVGIHDEAQHRRPPQLSSGQCQRIAIARALVLEPDILICDEAVSALDMSVQAQILHLLQRLNKQFGFSILMISHDIRVLHSFCHQIAVMHNGSFCEIKPVAHLYESEQPYTQLLLQCANDMEEGLLEQSRVHYVTAGGTGTYDS; from the coding sequence ATGCGGACTAAGAAAAGCGACAAGGTGCTGGAAGTCAAAGACTTGCAGGTGAAATATAAGCAAAATAACAGCTCAGCCATCATCCTGAAAAACCTTGCTTTTGAGATGAAGAAGGGTGAAATCGTTGCTTTGTTAGGGGAAAGCGGCTCTGGAAAGTCAACCATTGCAAAGGCGATTACTGGACTTTTGCCCCCCTCTGCTCATATAGGGAGTGGAATCCTGCAGCTTGGCTCAGGTTTTACTGCTGATCTTGCCGGAAAAGGTATCGAATGGAACCTCGTGAGAGGAAAGCAGCTTGCCTTGCTCTTCCAAGATGCGCAGCTGGCCTTAAATCCCGTGCTGAAAATAAAAGAGAATTTTAAAGAAGTTCTTCTTTATCACAACATGGCGTCTGCTGAGGAAGTTATGCCGATAACGAACAAATTGCTGAGCATGCTCAATTTTTCGGATACGGAAAGCGTTTTAGAACGTTATCCTTATCAACTCAGTGGAGGCATGTGTCAGCGTATTTGTCTTGCGCTAGCGTTGTGTCTCAAACCAGCGGTGCTGATTGCTGATGAGCCAACATCGGCATTAGATACGGTGAGTCAGCGAGAGGTGCTTGATTTGCTTAAAAGAATGCAGGAAGAGTTTGGATTGACAGTTCTTCTGATTACCCATGATATTGCCGTAGCGAACGCCATAAGCAATAGAGTCATTGTATTAAACAGAGGCGCGATTGAAGAAGAGGGGGATACCAAGCAGGTATTCTCCGATCCACAAGCTGCCTATACGCGTCATTTGCTTGCTTCCCGCTCTCGATTAACCCAAACCTCACCGACAGATCGAGTGCTGCCTCGTAATCAGCCTTTGCTTGAAATTAGCGGACTGAAGAAAACGTTTAAGGAAAGGTCTGTTTTACAGGATGTAAATCTTACATTAGCAGAAGGGGAGATCGTAGGGATTCTTGGGCAAAGCGGCTGCGGAAAATCCACATTAGCCCGGTGTCTTACCGGTTTGGAGAAACCCAGCGGAGGTCGTATTCTGTATCGCGGTACAGAAATTAGCCGTTTGCGTGGGAAGGCCAGACGCGAAATATGTAAGCATATTCAATTCGTGTTCCAAGATGCCAGAGCAAGTCTTAACCCCCGGCGTACAGCTTTGCAATTGGTCCAAGAGCCGCTTCAATATTTGCAGATTGGAGAGAGTAAGGAGCGGGAGATGCGGGCGAGATTTTATCTCCGTGAGGTAGGAATCCATGACGAAGCGCAGCATAGGAGACCACCTCAGCTTAGCTCGGGGCAATGTCAACGAATAGCGATTGCGAGAGCACTGGTGCTGGAGCCCGATATTCTAATTTGTGATGAAGCAGTATCAGCCTTGGATATGAGCGTTCAAGCACAAATATTGCACTTGCTGCAGCGTCTAAATAAACAATTTGGGTTTTCGATCCTCATGATTTCGCACGATATTAGAGTACTGCATTCCTTTTGCCATCAAATTGCGGTTATGCACAATGGAAGCTTTTGTGAAATTAAGCCCGTGGCGCACCTCTATGAAAGCGAGCAGCCTTATACGCAGTTGCTGCTCCAATGCGCGAACGATATGGAAGAGGGGTTATTGGAACAAAGCCGAGTACACTATGTTACAGCGGGAGGAACGGGTACCTATGATAGCTAG
- a CDS encoding cysteine synthase family protein, giving the protein MIASILETIGNTPLITIPNSNRANEGQVLFKYERYNPGGSIKDRAAIYLVEEAERRGLLKPGGTIIESSSGNFGISLAMIGAAKGYRVIILVDPKTTSANLALLKCFGAEVIVVTEKDDCGSYHKTRISLANKLAQEIDNSYRPDQCFNLLNSEAHYKSTAREIMADCSNKITVFITAVSTGGQLGGISKYLKTFAPEVQIIGVDAVGSAIFGGQSDSYRIPGIGLGWTPSNLNMAHVDRAYKISDEQAFLTARAFARNEGILMGPSSGACALVALKLAQALQPEERIVCMVADGGERYIPTLFNDEWMEQQGFPTNIDMEAIRGMARQLQPWSVCPSTTANYRTDLTQSLEVPESTLRMNSELLARDFVEQNSSIFMD; this is encoded by the coding sequence ATGATAGCTAGCATACTAGAGACCATCGGCAATACGCCGCTCATTACGATACCGAATAGCAACAGGGCAAATGAAGGGCAAGTTTTGTTTAAATATGAACGATACAATCCTGGAGGAAGCATTAAGGACCGCGCTGCTATTTACCTCGTTGAGGAAGCGGAGCGTAGAGGTTTACTTAAGCCGGGAGGCACAATTATTGAATCTTCAAGCGGAAACTTCGGCATCTCCCTGGCGATGATCGGTGCGGCCAAAGGCTATCGAGTCATCATTTTAGTAGATCCTAAAACGACCAGCGCGAATTTGGCGCTCTTAAAATGTTTTGGGGCAGAGGTTATTGTGGTGACGGAAAAAGACGATTGCGGCAGCTATCATAAAACAAGAATTTCGTTAGCCAACAAGCTAGCGCAGGAGATTGATAACTCGTACCGCCCAGACCAGTGCTTTAATCTGCTGAATAGTGAAGCTCATTATAAAAGCACGGCCCGCGAGATCATGGCAGATTGCTCCAACAAAATTACGGTCTTCATAACTGCAGTTAGTACCGGCGGACAGCTGGGTGGCATCTCCAAGTATTTAAAAACCTTTGCGCCGGAGGTGCAGATTATCGGTGTGGATGCTGTAGGCTCTGCTATATTTGGAGGACAATCGGATTCCTATCGCATACCCGGCATTGGCCTCGGCTGGACGCCTTCTAATTTGAATATGGCTCATGTCGACCGTGCCTATAAAATATCAGACGAGCAAGCCTTCCTCACTGCGAGGGCGTTTGCCCGTAATGAAGGTATATTGATGGGGCCCTCAAGCGGGGCATGTGCGCTGGTTGCTCTCAAATTAGCGCAAGCGCTTCAACCGGAGGAACGAATTGTTTGCATGGTTGCCGACGGTGGTGAACGCTATATTCCAACCTTATTCAATGATGAATGGATGGAGCAGCAGGGCTTTCCCACGAATATAGATATGGAGGCCATTCGGGGGATGGCACGACAGCTCCAGCCCTGGAGCGTTTGTCCCTCTACTACAGCGAATTATAGAACGGATCTAACCCAGAGCTTGGAAGTGCCAGAATCTACGCTGCGTATGAACTCCGAGTTGCTGGCCCGAGATTTTGTTGAACAAAACAGTTCCATTTTTATGGATTAA
- a CDS encoding ROK family protein, with translation MSINILAVDIGGTNTKMGICDKQGNIDQFKEYSTEANLGGPHLMDRLMAQMEAYNNFDAIAISTAGQVNAEEGYISYANENIPNYTGMNIRGILEKRFQRPVQVENDVNAAALGEAYFGAAAAYHDFLCLTFGTGIGGAIVINHKIYRGANGSAAEFGHIFTHSLSQMNSGSRTPYYETFASTTALVRMAQQADPEVVDGKVFFDKVGIGNDKLSQVLHSWVTEVSAGLASLIHIFNPPAVIVGGGVMERDDLVELVRKQTKDLIMPSFADVKILKAALGNKAGLLGAASLFLRGTD, from the coding sequence ATGAGTATCAACATTTTAGCCGTAGATATCGGCGGTACAAACACGAAGATGGGCATCTGCGACAAACAGGGAAATATCGATCAATTTAAGGAATATTCAACTGAAGCGAATTTAGGTGGACCTCATCTAATGGATAGATTAATGGCCCAGATGGAAGCGTATAATAATTTCGATGCGATTGCAATCAGTACAGCCGGTCAAGTGAATGCGGAGGAAGGTTATATTTCTTATGCTAATGAGAATATTCCAAACTACACTGGAATGAACATTAGGGGGATACTGGAGAAAAGATTTCAAAGGCCTGTTCAGGTTGAGAACGATGTTAATGCGGCTGCGCTAGGAGAAGCCTACTTCGGTGCAGCCGCAGCGTATCATGATTTCTTATGTCTTACCTTTGGTACAGGGATCGGCGGCGCTATCGTAATCAATCATAAGATCTATCGAGGAGCTAATGGTTCGGCGGCCGAATTCGGTCATATCTTTACCCATTCGCTATCGCAGATGAATAGTGGATCGAGAACGCCTTACTATGAAACCTTTGCCTCGACGACAGCATTGGTCCGGATGGCTCAACAAGCTGATCCGGAAGTTGTGGATGGGAAAGTTTTTTTTGATAAAGTAGGCATAGGAAACGATAAACTGAGTCAAGTTCTGCATTCATGGGTTACTGAAGTATCAGCAGGGTTGGCTTCGCTCATTCATATTTTCAACCCGCCGGCTGTCATTGTAGGGGGCGGAGTAATGGAGCGGGATGATTTAGTTGAGTTAGTCAGGAAACAGACAAAGGATTTGATTATGCCAAGCTTTGCGGATGTGAAAATTCTTAAAGCAGCCCTTGGGAATAAAGCAGGTCTATTAGGCGCGGCATCTTTATTTTTACGCGGAACGGATTGA
- a CDS encoding ABC transporter substrate-binding protein has translation MKKLIFLITFLFVIIMAAGCGNNAATTNVQSDSIEDQELVIVGQEIAASLDPVQPLTSSYLRNSGAAEALFKVNAEGKVEPDLAESVKEVDSTTWEIKLRANATFWSGKAIDASAVIASLERSREKDLQAQPFLADLAFTKLDDYTLQVKTSSEHLPVPLNLSYYQTVIHNADAKQDAVDTMDLTGMYKMVEFVPKQKMVLESNESYWGSKPKIKRVVYEEITDGQTRVLSVLSGRSQIALNIPVTSLEQFKDSKVARLSAAPVANTQTIYMNQRRPQLEDARVRQALSWALDREELVVLAAEGQSIPVSTWLGSNPEFAEARNAVYTKADQAKANQLLDEAGWIKGDDDIRYKDGTPLTLRLMTWGGEKALGEALQNQWTQIGVKVEVQHGDYSLIEVAREKGDWDALIEAWNTFGDTFTLLSGQFSPEGSANYGGFNDEETNQLLARMKGESDAEARHELALQINERVAQQAPIISLFPRPQITAVSAELQGFEEHFRQFENTVNADLSFSAAGQK, from the coding sequence ATGAAGAAGTTAATTTTCTTAATCACCTTTTTATTCGTAATCATCATGGCAGCAGGCTGTGGAAACAACGCGGCTACAACGAATGTGCAATCAGACAGCATAGAAGATCAAGAGCTCGTTATTGTAGGGCAAGAAATTGCCGCAAGTTTAGATCCAGTCCAGCCTCTTACTTCCAGTTATTTAAGAAATAGCGGGGCAGCGGAAGCGCTATTTAAAGTCAACGCAGAAGGGAAAGTAGAGCCGGATTTGGCGGAAAGCGTCAAGGAAGTAGATTCAACGACATGGGAAATTAAGTTAAGGGCTAATGCGACCTTTTGGAGCGGCAAGGCCATTGATGCTAGCGCGGTAATCGCCTCTTTGGAGCGTTCCAGAGAGAAGGATCTGCAAGCTCAGCCATTTTTAGCTGATCTGGCATTCACTAAGCTCGATGATTATACGCTTCAAGTCAAAACAAGCAGCGAACATCTGCCAGTGCCTTTAAACCTTTCCTATTATCAGACCGTTATCCATAATGCCGATGCCAAGCAGGATGCTGTGGACACGATGGATCTCACGGGCATGTATAAAATGGTTGAGTTTGTTCCCAAACAAAAAATGGTATTGGAAAGCAATGAGAGCTACTGGGGTTCGAAACCAAAAATTAAAAGGGTAGTGTATGAAGAAATTACGGACGGACAGACACGAGTGCTTTCGGTATTAAGTGGACGAAGCCAAATTGCATTAAATATACCTGTAACAAGCTTGGAGCAATTTAAAGACAGCAAAGTGGCCAGATTGTCTGCTGCGCCGGTTGCAAACACACAAACGATTTATATGAATCAGCGCAGACCCCAATTGGAAGATGCCAGAGTAAGGCAAGCGCTATCTTGGGCACTTGACCGTGAGGAGCTGGTCGTTCTAGCGGCAGAAGGGCAGAGCATCCCCGTCTCTACCTGGCTCGGCTCTAACCCCGAATTTGCTGAAGCAAGAAATGCCGTATATACCAAGGCTGATCAAGCTAAAGCCAATCAGCTATTAGATGAAGCAGGATGGATAAAGGGTGATGATGATATTCGGTACAAGGATGGAACGCCGTTAACGCTTCGATTGATGACTTGGGGCGGCGAGAAAGCATTGGGGGAAGCTCTTCAAAACCAATGGACGCAAATTGGGGTGAAGGTGGAGGTTCAGCATGGTGATTACAGCTTAATTGAGGTTGCCCGTGAAAAAGGGGATTGGGATGCCTTGATCGAAGCATGGAACACCTTCGGTGACACATTCACCTTATTATCAGGCCAGTTTTCACCGGAAGGAAGCGCAAATTATGGCGGTTTTAACGATGAAGAAACCAATCAGCTGCTTGCACGCATGAAAGGGGAGTCCGACGCTGAGGCACGCCATGAACTGGCTCTTCAAATAAATGAGAGGGTTGCACAGCAAGCACCAATCATTTCTTTATTCCCACGTCCGCAAATTACTGCGGTAAGCGCAGAGCTGCAAGGATTTGAAGAGCATTTTAGACAATTTGAAAATACAGTGAATGCGGACTTGTCATTCAGCGCAGCCGGACAGAAATAG
- a CDS encoding DUF4180 domain-containing protein produces MNIFIDQVGNSKVAIVDSSDIIIHDVQDALDLMASISYNYNGCYKIMINKSNITKDFFELKTRLAGDVLQKYANYNVKLAIVGDFVEHNSKSLKDFIYECNNGKQVFFLADKQDALHALHSIN; encoded by the coding sequence ATGAATATATTTATCGACCAAGTCGGTAATTCTAAGGTCGCAATTGTAGATAGCTCTGACATCATAATACATGATGTTCAAGATGCACTGGATTTAATGGCTTCTATTAGCTACAACTACAATGGATGCTATAAAATAATGATTAACAAATCGAACATAACTAAGGATTTCTTCGAGCTAAAAACCAGACTTGCAGGTGATGTACTGCAGAAATATGCGAACTACAATGTTAAGCTCGCTATTGTTGGAGATTTCGTTGAGCATAACAGCAAGAGTTTGAAGGATTTTATTTATGAGTGCAACAACGGCAAGCAGGTATTCTTTTTAGCAGATAAACAGGATGCACTTCACGCTCTTCACAGTATCAATTAA
- a CDS encoding MurR/RpiR family transcriptional regulator, with protein sequence MNIFTTIHSKYNNLTNAEVKVANYVLDNAKDVVYMSITDLADVCDVGESSIFRFCKALSYKGYQDFKIALAHSITVENEIPQLTDKILMNDTMDQVTSKVLASNISALNETFNLIDHDKMDQAIDYFVQAERVIFFGVGSSLMTAMEAKNKFMRITNKTECTIDSHLQMMSAALMTNRDVAVIISYSGSTKDTIEVAKKAKECGAAVISITRFVKSPLTSYSDLTLLCGANEGPLQGGSLSAKISQLYLLDVLYVEYFKRTYQESITNKEQTAASVTVKML encoded by the coding sequence ATGAATATTTTTACAACCATTCATTCCAAGTACAATAACCTGACTAATGCAGAAGTAAAAGTAGCCAACTATGTTCTGGATAACGCGAAAGATGTCGTATACATGTCGATTACCGACCTTGCAGATGTTTGTGATGTAGGAGAATCTAGCATATTCAGGTTTTGCAAAGCGTTGAGCTACAAGGGGTACCAGGATTTTAAGATTGCACTGGCGCATAGCATTACGGTAGAGAATGAAATACCGCAGCTCACAGACAAGATTCTGATGAATGATACGATGGATCAAGTAACTTCCAAAGTGCTGGCGTCGAACATCAGTGCGTTGAACGAAACGTTTAATTTAATCGATCATGACAAAATGGATCAAGCGATTGACTATTTTGTTCAAGCAGAACGAGTCATATTTTTTGGCGTGGGTTCTTCATTAATGACAGCTATGGAAGCAAAAAATAAATTTATGCGTATCACGAACAAAACAGAATGTACGATTGATTCTCATCTCCAGATGATGTCCGCGGCTCTGATGACAAATCGGGATGTCGCAGTCATAATTTCTTATTCAGGCTCGACTAAGGATACGATTGAAGTGGCAAAGAAAGCAAAAGAATGTGGAGCTGCCGTCATTTCAATTACCCGATTCGTAAAGTCGCCACTTACCTCATATTCTGATCTTACGCTGCTTTGCGGTGCTAATGAAGGCCCTTTGCAGGGCGGTTCATTATCTGCGAAGATATCACAGCTCTATTTGCTGGATGTGTTATATGTTGAATATTTTAAAAGAACTTATCAAGAATCTATAACGAATAAGGAGCAAACCGCGGCATCGGTTACTGTAAAAATGCTTTAA
- a CDS encoding ABC transporter permease, whose amino-acid sequence MYKAILRKGLETFITLFCATLIIFVLTHLAPGDPVQMLLNKQIEVARSDSEAYQVKAAELREQWGLDQNIVVQYGYWINRLLHFDLGSSIHTGRLVSSEIAERLPATIMLSIAALFIQIVLGLWLGTVSALRAGKVSDNIIRFICVALASIPGFVIGLVLLSLFAVKFNAYEISSHAGLTRLWLPAVTLGLIGAPQIIRVVRANMLSEFGQIYVTAALSRGLAIKLIVKHVIRNVLLPVVTMVALSFTTLISGAVVIESIFSWPGIGKYALDSILLKDYPVIQGYAFVMVSVVVFTNLVIDAVYAAMDPRIRSKGEA is encoded by the coding sequence ATGTATAAGGCCATCCTCCGTAAAGGACTCGAAACGTTTATTACGTTATTTTGCGCGACACTTATTATATTTGTATTGACGCATTTGGCTCCTGGTGATCCTGTTCAAATGCTGCTAAACAAACAGATCGAAGTTGCCAGGAGTGATTCAGAGGCTTATCAGGTGAAGGCGGCAGAGCTGCGCGAGCAATGGGGCCTTGATCAAAACATCGTCGTGCAGTATGGATATTGGATCAACCGACTCCTTCACTTTGACTTAGGAAGCTCTATTCATACTGGCAGACTCGTCAGCTCCGAAATTGCGGAAAGGCTTCCGGCAACCATCATGCTGTCAATAGCAGCGCTCTTCATTCAAATCGTACTGGGATTATGGCTTGGAACAGTCTCTGCACTCCGTGCAGGAAAGGTTTCCGATAATATCATTAGGTTCATCTGTGTAGCGCTGGCTTCCATTCCGGGATTTGTAATCGGCTTGGTCTTGCTATCCTTGTTCGCAGTAAAGTTCAACGCCTATGAGATTAGCAGTCATGCAGGCCTGACAAGGCTGTGGCTTCCCGCTGTAACATTAGGCTTAATAGGTGCACCGCAAATTATACGAGTTGTCAGAGCTAATATGCTATCGGAATTTGGTCAAATCTATGTGACGGCTGCGCTCTCAAGAGGCTTGGCGATCAAGCTTATCGTCAAGCATGTAATCAGAAATGTTCTGCTTCCCGTCGTTACCATGGTAGCTCTATCTTTTACGACGCTCATTAGCGGGGCAGTAGTCATCGAAAGTATTTTTTCTTGGCCTGGCATTGGGAAGTATGCCCTCGATAGTATTTTGCTTAAGGATTATCCAGTCATTCAAGGCTACGCTTTTGTCATGGTGTCGGTCGTCGTGTTCACGAACTTAGTTATTGATGCAGTGTATGCGGCAATGGATCCCCGAATCCGCAGTAAAGGAGAAGCATGA